The following is a genomic window from Methylomarinum vadi.
CAGTTTGGAAAACCGCAGCGTCATCGGTCGAGTCATGGCCGATCTGTTCCAGGACGCTCAGGTACAAAGGCTAGGCTCGTTTTTCAGCGCCTTACAGAAAGGCCTGGCGCAATCCGCCCCCCATAATAAATCTGAACCCCATATCGTGGTCCTGACGCCCGGCCCTTTGAACGAAACCTATTTCGAGCATGCTTTTCTGGCGGCGCAACTCGGTTTCACCCTAGCCCAGGGCGAGGATTTAACGGTCCGGGACGGCAAACTCTGGCTGCGCACGCTGGAAGGATTGCAACCGGTAGACGTGCTGTTACGCCGGGTCGATGACACCTTCTGCGATCCGCTGGAACTGCGCGGAAGTTCGCAATTGGGCGTGGCGGGACTGCTGCAGGCGGTCCGCCAGGGCAACGTCAGCATCGCCAACCCTCTCGGCAGCAGCATTCTGGAAAATCCGGGCCTTTTAGCCTTTCTGCCCGGCTTGTGCCGTTATTTCCTGAACCAGGATTTACGGCTTCCTTCGGTGGCGACCTGGTGGTGCGGCCAGGCCAAGGAACGCGATTTCGTTATCAAGAACATAGACCGTCTGGCGATAAAACCAATCAATCGCGGCGGTACCAACCATGTCATCTTCGGCAATAGCCTAAGCCGCGAACAACGCAGCGAATTGATCGATAAAATCAAGGCTAAACCCTACCTTTATATCGGCCAGGAACAAATCACCTTTTCCACCGTGCCAACCCTGATCAACCGCAACATCGAAGCACGCAATTCGATTCTGCGCGGTTTCGCGGTCAGCTCCGACGACAGCTATCAAATCATGCCCGGCGGCTTGACCAGGGTCGCCGCCAATAAGGATCAATATACCGTATCCAATCAATTTGGCGCCATCAACAAGGACACCTGGGTTCTAACCGAAGAAGCCGTCGAAGAACATCATCCGCCGCAACCATCCCAAAATATCGCTATACCCGCGATCACCGAACCTTTGTCCAGCCGCGCCGCAGACAATTTTTTCTGGGTGGGCAGGAATTTCGAACGCATCCTGGGCGTCACTCGCCTACTACGTACGATTCTGGTCAAGCAAACCAACCTAATGAACGGTTATGACTCGGACAGCCAACAATGCCTGCAAGTATTGCTGCGCGCCCTGACCCATTTGACCGTGACTTACCCCGGTTTCGTCGAGATGGCACAAATGTCGCCGGCTCAGCAGCACCAGGAAATTTTGTCATTATTCAGAGACCAGCAACGCCACGGTACGCTCGCCAGCAATATCCAGTCCTTTTTCCAAGCGGCCTTCAATATCCGCGACCTCTGGTCGCAGGACACTTGGCGCTGCATCGATTCGATGCAGCACTACTGGTACAGCCAGGTGGTGACGATGGAACATCCCAATCCGCAACTGATCCGCTACCTGACGGAATTAAGCACGCGGCTGGCCGCGTTTAACGGCCTCGCGGCCGAAAGCATGACACGCGAATCGGGTTGGCTGCTACTTCAGTTGGGACAAAAACTGGAACGCTCCTTGTCGCTTGTTTCGTTATTGCGTTCCACTATCGTGCCTAAACAGCCGGATACCCAGCTCTATCTGGTATTGGAAGCCTTACTCGAGATCACCGACAGTTTCAGTATCTATAAACGCCGTTATCGTTCCGGCACCCGCCTGCCAATGCTGCTGGAGTTATTGCTGGCCGATGAAAGCCTGCCCTACTCGCTTCTTTTTCAATTGAAGAACCTGCATGAATATGTTTCCAAATTGCCCAGGCACAGCAATAAAAACCGTTTACGCCGAGAAGAACGCTTGGTCCTAAAAGCCTATACCGACCTGCAATTATGCGATATCGACGCTCTGCTGGCCGATAACGACGACGGCGTTTACGATAACCTCGACACCTTGCTCAGCGATATCGCGCAATCGCTTTGGAATGCGGCCGATGCGATTGCCCAAACTTATTTTAACCATATTAGCGCGACGCATCAGTTATCGCCTACCTGGGCCGAGGACAATTTGTGAAATTCCATATCACGCATACCACTCGTTACAATTACAGCCAATCGGTCAGTCTCTGCCATAGCGAAGCCCGCCTGTCGCCTCGCGGCTGCGCTAACCAACAATGCCTATCCAGCCGGCTGCAGATTGCGCCGGAACCGGCCGATTACCGGGAACGATTGGATTTTTTCGGCAACCGCGTTGCCTATTTCGCGGTTCAACGTCCTCATACCCAATTGACCGTTACCGCTGTCAGCGAAGTCGAAATCAACCCCGCCATTAAATTGCCGAATCAAAACGAGACCGTAACCTGGGAAAACCTGTCCGCCCAACTGCATAACATCGGACCGCTAAAAACTTCGACACCGGCCGCCATGCTGGAGGCCCGCTTGTATAGTCTGGATTCGGAAATGGCGGCGAGCAGCGCCGATCTAAGAAATTACGCTTCGGCCTCCTTCAAGCCCGGTCTATCCATCGCCGAAGTGGCGTTAAATCTGACCCAGCGCATCTACCGAGACTTCAATTACGACCCCAGTTTCACCACTATCGCCACGCCGTTGGCGACAGTGTTGGCGCATAAACGCGGCGTCTGCCAGGATTTTGCCCATCTGGCCATCGCCTGCTTTCGTTCGTTCGGTCTGCCGGCACGCTATGTCAGCGGCTATATTGAAACGGAACCGCCGCCGGGTCAGGTAAAATTGGCCGGCAGCGATGCATCGCATGCCTGGTTTTCGGTATTCATTCCCGGCACCGGATGGTTGGATTTCGATCCGACCAATAATTGCCAAGCTGGGGAACAGCACGTCACTCTAGCTTGGGGGCGCGATTACAGCGACGTGACGCCGCTGAAAGGCTTGGCGGTAGGGGGCAGCAAACATCAGGTTTCGGTATCCGTCGACGTGGTCAGA
Proteins encoded in this region:
- a CDS encoding transglutaminase family protein; its protein translation is MKFHITHTTRYNYSQSVSLCHSEARLSPRGCANQQCLSSRLQIAPEPADYRERLDFFGNRVAYFAVQRPHTQLTVTAVSEVEINPAIKLPNQNETVTWENLSAQLHNIGPLKTSTPAAMLEARLYSLDSEMAASSADLRNYASASFKPGLSIAEVALNLTQRIYRDFNYDPSFTTIATPLATVLAHKRGVCQDFAHLAIACFRSFGLPARYVSGYIETEPPPGQVKLAGSDASHAWFSVFIPGTGWLDFDPTNNCQAGEQHVTLAWGRDYSDVTPLKGLAVGGSKHQVSVSVDVVRKT
- a CDS encoding circularly permuted type 2 ATP-grasp protein; the encoded protein is MQNRAASHNAAQFYATRLGSYDEMLSHQNEVQPHWQHFMEAIEHMGGQELDGRRKESQRLLRENGVTYNVYSDSGHFTRPWKLDPIPLLISAAEWQSIEQGLKQRAELLNLIFRDLYGRQNLLKKGRLPAELIYAHQGFLAPCLGTLTDFSRLTIYAANLARGPNGNMWVLNDHTQAPSGIGYSLENRSVIGRVMADLFQDAQVQRLGSFFSALQKGLAQSAPHNKSEPHIVVLTPGPLNETYFEHAFLAAQLGFTLAQGEDLTVRDGKLWLRTLEGLQPVDVLLRRVDDTFCDPLELRGSSQLGVAGLLQAVRQGNVSIANPLGSSILENPGLLAFLPGLCRYFLNQDLRLPSVATWWCGQAKERDFVIKNIDRLAIKPINRGGTNHVIFGNSLSREQRSELIDKIKAKPYLYIGQEQITFSTVPTLINRNIEARNSILRGFAVSSDDSYQIMPGGLTRVAANKDQYTVSNQFGAINKDTWVLTEEAVEEHHPPQPSQNIAIPAITEPLSSRAADNFFWVGRNFERILGVTRLLRTILVKQTNLMNGYDSDSQQCLQVLLRALTHLTVTYPGFVEMAQMSPAQQHQEILSLFRDQQRHGTLASNIQSFFQAAFNIRDLWSQDTWRCIDSMQHYWYSQVVTMEHPNPQLIRYLTELSTRLAAFNGLAAESMTRESGWLLLQLGQKLERSLSLVSLLRSTIVPKQPDTQLYLVLEALLEITDSFSIYKRRYRSGTRLPMLLELLLADESLPYSLLFQLKNLHEYVSKLPRHSNKNRLRREERLVLKAYTDLQLCDIDALLADNDDGVYDNLDTLLSDIAQSLWNAADAIAQTYFNHISATHQLSPTWAEDNL